From Montipora foliosa isolate CH-2021 chromosome 6, ASM3666993v2, whole genome shotgun sequence, a single genomic window includes:
- the LOC138005873 gene encoding cytidine and dCMP deaminase domain-containing protein 1-like has product MAYQDPQSTESDQKGKASTSYASSYSRLTKDNLYMILALWMQDFPEDKPEEKKPEKNPADNPERNNPYKKVGAVLVLPNDRSYAVDCSRNGVHAVARLLMMHHDVLENCKVFVSRKPCSFCTKLLVQSKVKRVFYLPIEPEYRLLDDFEEETFRVDNLFKVSSISQSVFVSKVGADVIKDIQNKLQTPVKKRIEMEHSLKKRYWIDDWMKEAKDKLPWQALDEEMRSQVKIDFTEMVTWMASILVGTEKGYNFKLESPVSESKHESFAFDPTREKEREQGCHLITLAKFLAERTDDPKTGVGSVIINKKKEIVGLGWNGFPSKALYGEFSRASDKDKDAPDKKYPYSIHSEQNALLMRNTKNIEGGTLFVTKTPCDECTTLLMMMGIETVILCAEFIEEKSKKGISYNKFSYAVKRGKFTCFSLVSEISGAKRNLDMEFEDQGRKRERKDC; this is encoded by the coding sequence ATGGCTTATCAAGATCCACAAAGTACAGAGTCCGATCAAAAGGGAAAAGCGTCGACCTCTTATGCCTCCAGCTATTCCAGACTTACCAAGGACAATTTGTACATGATTCTTGCACTTTGGATGCAAGATTTCCCAGAGGACAAGCCAGAGGAAAAAAAGCCAGAAAAGAACCCAGCAGACAATCCTGAAAGAAACAATCCTTACAAGAAAGTTGGAGCTGTACTCGTTTTGCCAAACGACAGGAGTTACGCCGTTGACTGTTCCCGCAATGGCGTCCATGCAGTTGCTCGCTTGTTGATGATGCATCATGACGTGCTTGAAAACTGCAAAGTCTTTGTATCGAGAAAACCATGCTCTTTTTGCACAAAGCTTCTGGTCCAGTCTAAAGTGAAGAGAGTCTTCTATTTGCCAATTGAGCCAGAGTACCGCCTATTGGACGACTTTGAAGAAGAAACATTTCGGGTTGATAACCTATTTAAAGTAAGCTCAATAAGCCAAAGTGTGTTTGTCTCAAAAGTAGGAGCTGATGTTATCAAGGACATTCAAAACAAGCTCCAAACACCTGTgaaaaaaaggattgaaatggagCATAGTCTTAAAAAAAGATATTGGATCGACGATTGGATGAAAGAGGCCAAGGATAAACTTCCATGGCAGGCTCTAGATGAAGAGATGAGAAGTCAGGTCAAAATCGATTTCACAGAAATGGTGACATGGATGGCGTCGATTTTGGTCGGAACGGAGAAAGGATACAATTTTAAACTTGAATCACCAGTTTCTGAGAGTAAGCATGAATCGTTTGCATTCGATCCAACACGGGAAAAGGAAAGAGAGCAGGGGTGCCACCTTATCACTTTGGCAAAGTTCCTAGCCGAACGTACCGACGATCCAAAAACCGGGGTAGGATCAGTcatcataaacaaaaaaaaagaaattgttggGCTTGGCTGGAATGGATTTCCATCAAAAGCGCTGTATGGTGAATTCTCAAGAGCTTCTGACAAAGATAAAGACGCCCCAGACAAGAAATATCCTTACAGCATTCACTCAGAGCAAAACGCGCTTCTCATGCGGAACACCAAGAACATTGAAGGTGGAACCTTGTTTGTGACAAAGACGCCGTGCGATGAGTGCACTACATTACTTATGATGATGGGAATAGAGACAGTTATCTTGTGCGCAGAGTTTATAGAAGAGAAAAGCAAGAAAGGAATAAGTTATAACAAGTTCTCTTATGCAGTGAAGAGGGGCAAATTTACTTGCTTTAGTCTGGTATCGGAGATAAGTGGGGCAAAGAGGAATCTCGACATGGAATTTGAAGATCAAGGAAGAAAAAGGGAACGAAAAGATTGTTGA
- the LOC138006132 gene encoding cytidine and dCMP deaminase domain-containing protein 1-like — translation MIVALWMEDFPEDKPEDSYRKVGAVLVLPNDKIYAVDCSRNGVHAVARLLMMHHNVLEDCKVFVSRKPCSFCTKLMVQSKVKRVFYLPIEPEYSLMKYVDFEEVTLRVDNLFKVSSISQSVFVPEVGEDVIKAVQHRHQTPERTRNEREQKLKEMYWNDAWMTKAKNKLPWHAFDEEMRRQVESDFTQMLTWMASILVASEKGYNNELESSKSEREPISGNTKLKRDERSCLMSLAKFLAERTDDPKTGVGAVIINKKKDIVGLGWNGFPSKALYGEFPRASDKDKDAPDKKYPYSIHSEQNALLMRNTKNIEGGTLFVTKTPCDECTTLLEMLGIETVILGAEFIEEKSKKGISYNKFSDAVKRGKFACFSLVSETSGAKRNLDREFEDQGRKRERKDC, via the coding sequence ATGATTGTTGCACTTTGGATGGAAGATTTCCCAGAGGACAAACCAGAAGATTCTTACAGAAAAGTAGGAGCTGTACTCGTTTTGCCAAACGACAAAATTTACGCCGTCGACTGTTCCCGCAACGGCGTTCACGCAGTTGCTCGTTTGTTGATGATGCATCACAACGTCCTCGAAGACTGCAAAGTTTTTGTATCGAGGAAACCATGCTCTTTTTGCACAAAGCTTATGGTCCAGTCTAAAGTCAAGAGGGTCTTCTATTTGCCAATTGAGCCAGAGTACTCCCTGATGAAATACGTCGACTTTGAAGAAGTAACATTACGGGTTGATAACCTATTTAAAGTAAGCTCAATCAGCCAAAGTGTTTTTGTTCCAGAAGTGGGAGAGGATGTTATCAAGGCCGTTCAACACAGGCACCAAACACCAGAGCGAACAAGAAATGAAAGGGAAcaaaaacttaaagaaatgtaTTGGAACGACGCTTGGATGACAAAGGCCAAGAATAAACTTCCATGGCACGCTTTCGATGAAGAAATGAGACGTCAGGTTGAAAGCGATTTTACACAAATGTTGACGTGGATGGCATCGATTTTGGTCGCATCGGAGAAAGGATACAATAATGAACTTGAATCATCTAAAAGTGAGCGTGAACCGATTTCAGGTAACACGAAATTGAAAAGGGATGAAAGATCCTGCTTAATGAGTTTGGCAAAGTTCCTAGCCGAACGTACTGACGATCCAAAAACCGGGGTAGGAGCAGTAAtcataaacaaaaagaaagacatTGTTGGGCTTGGCTGGAATGGATTTCCATCAAAAGCGCTGTATGGTGAATTCCCAAGAGCTTCTGACAAAGATAAAGACGCCCCAGACAAGAAATATCCTTACAGCATTCACTCAGAGCAAAATGCGCTTCTCATGCGGAACACCAAGAACATTGAAGGTGGAACCTTGTTCGTGACAAAGACGCCGTGCGATGAGTGCACTACATTACTTGAGATGCTGGGAATAGAGACAGTTATCTTGGGCGCAGAGTTTATAGAAGAGAAAAGCAAGAAAGGAATAAGTTATAACAAGTTCTCTGATGCAGTGAAGAGGGGCAAATTTGCTTGCTTTAGTTTGGTATCGGAGACAAGTGGGGCAAAGAGGAATCTCGACAGGGAATTTGAAGATCAAGGAAGAAAAAGGGAACGAAAAGATTGTTGA
- the LOC138006131 gene encoding cytidine and dCMP deaminase domain-containing protein 1-like, which yields MSDQNQKDPQSTESDQRGKPSTSYASRYSRLTKDNLYMIVALWMEDFPEDKPDDSYRKVGAVLVLPSEKIYAVDCSRNGVHAVARLLMIHHNVLEDCKVFVSRKPCSFCTKLMVQSKVKRVFYLPIEPEYRPLDDFEEETLRVDNLFKVSSISQSVFVPEVGEDVIKDVQHRHQTPERTRDEMAQELKEMYWNGAWMREAKNKLPWHAFDEEMRRQVESDFTQMLTWMASILVASEKGYNNELESSESEREPISGNTKLKRDERFRLMTLAKFLAERTDNPKTGVGAVITNKKKEIIGLGWNGFPSKALYGEFPRASDRDDVPDKKYPYVIHAEQNALLTRNTKNIEGGTLFVTKTPCDECTTLLEMMGIDTVILGAEFTEEKSKKGISYNKFSDAVKMGKFACFSLVSETSGAKRNLDREFEDQGRKRERKDC from the coding sequence ATGTCCGACCAAAACCAAAAAGATCCACAAAGTACAGAGTCCGATCAAAGGGGAAAACCTTCGACTTCTTACGCCTCCAGATATTCCAGACTTACTAAAGACAATTTGTACATGATTGTTGCACTTTGGATGGAAGATTTCCCAGAGGACAAACCAGACGATTCTTACAGAAAAGTAGGAGCTGTACTAGTTTTGCCAAGCGAAAAAATTTACGCCGTCGACTGTTCCCGCAATGGCGTCCATGCAGTTGCTCGCTTGTTGATGATACATCACAACGTCCTCGAAGACTGCAAAGTATTTGTATCGAGGAAACCATGCTCTTTTTGCACAAAGCTTATGGTCCAGTCTAAAGTCAAGAGAGTCTTCTATTTGCCAATTGAGCCAGAGTACCGCCCATTGGACGACTTTGAAGAAGAAACATTACGGGTTGATAACCTATTTAAAGTAAGCTCAATCAGCCAAAGTGTGTTTGTTCCAGAAGTGGGAGAGGATGTTATCAAGGACGTTCAACACAGGCACCAAACACCAGAGCGAACAAGAGATGAAATGGCACAAGAACTTAAAGAAATGTATTGGAACGGCGCTTGGATGAGAGAGGCCAAAAATAAACTTCCATGGCACGCTTTCGATGAAGAAATGAGACGTCAGGTTGAAAGCGATTTTACACAAATGTTGACGTGGATGGCATCGATTTTGGTCGCATCGGAGAAAGGATACAATAATGAACTTGAATCATCTGAAAGTGAGCGTGAACCGATTTCAGGTAACACGAAATTGAAAAGGGATGAAAGATTCCGCTTAATGACCTTGGCAAAGTTCCTAGCCGAACGTACTGACAATCCAAAGACCGGGGTAGGAGCAGTAatcacaaacaaaaagaaagaaattattgGGCTTGGCTGGAATGGATTTCCATCAAAAGCGCTGTATGGTGAATTCCCAAGAGCTTCTGACAGAGATGACGTACCAGACAAGAAATATCCTTACGTCATTCACGCAGAACAGAACGCGCTACTTACGCGGAACACTAAGAACATTGAAGGTGGAACCTTGTTCGTGACAAAGACGCCGTGTGATGAGTGCACTACATTACTTGAGATGATGGGAATAGATACAGTTATCTTGGGCGCAGAGTTTACAgaagagaaaagcaaaaaagGAATAAGTTACAACAAGTTCTCTGATGCAGTGAAGATGGGCAAATTTGCTTGCTTTAGTCTGGTATCGGAGACAAGTGGGGCAAAGAGGAATCTCGACAGGGAATTTGAAGATCAAGGAAGAAAAAGGGAACGAAAAGATTGTTGA